One part of the Aurantibacillus circumpalustris genome encodes these proteins:
- a CDS encoding LytR/AlgR family response regulator transcription factor: MITTLVIEDEKKSLTAICVLINKYCSDLNILGVATNADEGYKQIVKLKPQLVFLDIHMPGHSGFAMLRRFKEINFEVIFVTAFDKYAIQAFEFCAVDYILKPVLADRLIEAVSHAVERINFKTGSNLIIHFVHCLADKEDLITKFSVHHNGNVIFIETTDICSIESDGEAIVLKLNDGAHYYSSKRLHEFEKTLEETHNFIRINKSVLINTKHLKSYSKGEICVIELNNNQTFEVSRRRKNEILKKLREL, encoded by the coding sequence ATGATAACGACTCTTGTTATAGAAGATGAAAAGAAAAGTCTAACGGCTATTTGTGTACTTATAAATAAATATTGCTCCGATCTTAACATCTTAGGTGTCGCTACTAACGCTGACGAAGGTTACAAGCAAATTGTGAAATTGAAGCCCCAACTGGTATTTTTAGACATTCACATGCCTGGCCATAGTGGATTTGCTATGTTACGGCGGTTTAAAGAAATTAATTTTGAGGTAATATTTGTTACAGCCTTCGATAAATATGCTATTCAAGCTTTTGAATTTTGTGCAGTAGATTATATATTAAAACCTGTATTGGCAGACCGGCTTATCGAAGCGGTATCACATGCTGTTGAACGCATTAACTTTAAAACTGGATCAAATCTTATTATACACTTTGTACATTGTCTTGCCGACAAAGAAGATCTAATTACTAAATTTTCAGTTCATCATAATGGAAACGTTATTTTCATCGAGACAACGGACATTTGCTCAATAGAATCTGATGGTGAGGCGATTGTACTTAAACTTAATGATGGTGCGCATTATTATTCAAGCAAAAGGCTTCATGAGTTTGAAAAAACTCTCGAAGAAACACACAACTTCATACGAATTAATAAAAGTGTTTTGATTAATACCAAACACCTTAAAAGCTATTCAAAAGGTGAAATATGTGTTATTGAGTTAAATAATAATCAAACATTTGAAGTATCTCGCCGACGCAAAAATGAAATTCTAAAAAAACTAAGGGAACTTTAG
- a CDS encoding T9SS type A sorting domain-containing protein, whose translation MKTKKMVPLAVFLLLLAAGRFNAQPCNLLCNGSFESPFYNNASPAPVSSYFVGTGSQSATCWQSLRPDPFSPPQLVGGGNLMEYWFSVAGPPFAFGGGQFLELQGWDADPIWQNFNATAGSILTIGFAHRGRSGVDVMKVEIGPTGGSLTNLGNFTDGNTAWGAYSAAYTVGSTGSHTIKFTPISWASLNTQMGNFLDAVTVTQNSVSCAFNVTPQVTQPTCTNTSSVYLLTSNNGPTYTYQWSSGSGNTASVNNLAPGVYQVTVTANCGCASFPVTSSFTINPVPPIPVITVSGTPLTRCAGIPVTLTASGANTYLWWLPGPTVVSGNPINVNPTVGGTYSVFGTNQYGCIGTGTIYVPAPLTNPVITVTASPVSRCLGTPVSITASGASTYLWLPSNWTGNPYSVNPTGATTYTVIGTAANGCTSSAVYNLVAPQQLPTINIIASSTLICAGYPNTLTASGAHSYNWWPSGGTANPVIVNPTSTTVYYAFGTNTITGCQSFATVTITPGTAIPLSVQNSTYCNNATSSTPLTVSTTFNSGPVNYTWLPGTLNGQNVNVSPNASTVYTVYATSPNGCPASNTLAVTVVTNCCTQPTTGLTLLNSAMLNGPLAPGSYFINSNVTLGANTTLSSSEFLFMPGTKLTVPPGLILELDEAHLFACGVKMWEGIEIRDGGRVITSTRPVTSLIEDAQIGIDLNNISPTNSNPNPPIDINKVVFNKNYIGIRIANSDVLLNTLALAIDECVFTSRDMLFGTYPSVLSWPSANNTFGNLRAAALPTTGLAAPYDLQNFTPINIKGSCHITPTHGSQTGHIGIDIENIGNLQGSMPSAGIDIGYTFGGGVGRFNLFDGLGAGFYVEDASLSTVNNVFQNMSQYSTLNGSFGGWGIRHITNSLMNCGLNLTPNTPATDYGNRFWDNWTGVYATNLYSIDLQYGLFRSNHVVNPMFGPGSVGVSVFTNRFDNNNISFNEFNNIAYNIWFGADNGSYDVGGINNGTYAGKLSINQNYIGPEVNSLNPVAPGSLYSNYGITLWGMSAANWNITGNCEILSNKLDRVYRGIQANSMDSYPIEIGGNNIRLVDDYFLLPTTEQYGIYANRSTDNMFINLNDITGDGPVGNNWNQRVRLVLSENNTSLSSNISPKITCNTTTDGYIGFEFDGPQPFTEWTGNDMNQRMHIGLSLINNGQVGTQGNPTQACNDEWNDLGNPPPFNWVGSGNWQTFVDNSSTAFPGSFLWCNTFSSAWPVTNGGGIPFSNLSPNVSIGQAKKGSNADCFYLVNYPTLPNQRGAYPTGINVASSSNSNWMTSVFPNPSNGEIEVKSNINAEILDVKVTDITGKVTFTQKLTGELGNIINLKHLPPSIYIIEIKGENNKTVRKKLIITD comes from the coding sequence ATGAAAACAAAAAAAATGGTTCCATTAGCGGTCTTTTTACTATTACTAGCTGCTGGAAGATTTAATGCCCAACCTTGCAATTTACTTTGCAATGGAAGTTTTGAAAGTCCATTCTACAATAATGCTTCTCCCGCACCCGTATCGTCATATTTTGTTGGTACTGGATCGCAGTCTGCTACTTGCTGGCAAAGTTTAAGGCCAGACCCTTTCTCTCCGCCTCAACTTGTTGGTGGTGGTAATCTAATGGAATATTGGTTTAGTGTAGCAGGTCCGCCATTTGCCTTCGGCGGTGGTCAATTTTTAGAGTTGCAAGGCTGGGACGCCGACCCAATATGGCAAAATTTTAACGCAACAGCTGGATCGATACTTACGATAGGTTTTGCGCATAGGGGGAGATCAGGAGTTGATGTTATGAAGGTAGAGATTGGTCCTACTGGTGGTTCTCTAACCAATTTAGGTAACTTCACTGACGGTAATACTGCTTGGGGAGCCTATTCGGCTGCATACACTGTTGGCAGTACTGGATCCCACACTATTAAATTCACACCAATTTCTTGGGCCAGTCTTAATACTCAAATGGGGAACTTTTTAGATGCCGTTACGGTTACCCAGAATTCAGTGAGTTGTGCATTTAATGTCACGCCGCAGGTAACCCAACCAACATGCACAAATACTAGCTCAGTTTACTTACTTACATCAAATAACGGCCCTACATATACCTATCAGTGGTCATCAGGATCAGGAAACACCGCATCAGTAAACAACTTGGCTCCTGGTGTTTATCAGGTAACTGTAACCGCTAACTGCGGTTGTGCTAGTTTTCCTGTTACATCATCCTTTACGATCAATCCAGTCCCCCCAATACCAGTTATAACAGTTTCAGGCACACCGCTCACACGATGTGCGGGAATTCCGGTAACACTAACTGCTTCCGGAGCGAACACCTATTTATGGTGGCTTCCAGGGCCAACTGTTGTTTCTGGTAACCCAATAAATGTAAACCCTACTGTTGGTGGTACTTATAGCGTTTTTGGAACCAATCAGTATGGTTGCATAGGCACTGGTACGATCTATGTGCCAGCTCCATTAACAAATCCAGTAATTACTGTCACAGCTTCACCTGTTTCACGCTGTTTGGGTACACCTGTTTCTATAACGGCGTCAGGTGCTTCTACCTATCTATGGTTACCTAGTAATTGGACTGGAAATCCATACTCAGTAAACCCAACAGGTGCTACAACATATACAGTTATTGGCACTGCGGCTAACGGTTGTACATCATCAGCAGTTTATAATTTAGTAGCTCCTCAGCAGCTTCCTACAATTAATATTATTGCTTCATCTACCTTAATATGTGCAGGATACCCTAACACATTAACGGCTTCTGGTGCCCATTCATATAATTGGTGGCCAAGTGGAGGAACGGCTAACCCAGTGATTGTGAATCCTACATCCACCACAGTTTACTACGCCTTTGGAACCAATACAATCACAGGTTGTCAGAGCTTTGCAACAGTAACCATTACGCCAGGGACTGCTATTCCTCTTAGCGTTCAAAATTCAACTTATTGCAACAATGCTACCTCGAGCACCCCCTTAACCGTGTCTACTACGTTTAATAGTGGACCGGTTAATTACACATGGTTGCCTGGCACACTAAATGGTCAAAATGTGAATGTTAGTCCCAATGCGTCTACTGTTTATACTGTTTACGCTACTTCACCTAACGGTTGCCCTGCATCTAATACACTTGCGGTAACAGTGGTTACAAACTGCTGTACACAACCGACAACTGGACTTACTCTTTTAAATTCAGCAATGCTTAACGGCCCTTTGGCACCAGGATCTTATTTTATTAATTCCAACGTAACTTTAGGAGCTAATACTACACTATCCAGTTCAGAGTTTCTTTTCATGCCTGGCACAAAATTAACTGTACCACCAGGCTTGATCCTTGAACTTGATGAGGCACATTTATTTGCGTGCGGAGTTAAAATGTGGGAAGGTATTGAAATCAGAGACGGAGGCCGTGTAATTACATCCACCCGCCCAGTCACAAGCCTAATTGAAGATGCTCAGATCGGTATAGATCTAAATAATATTTCGCCAACAAATTCTAACCCAAATCCACCAATAGACATTAATAAGGTCGTATTTAACAAAAACTATATTGGTATAAGAATCGCTAATTCCGATGTTCTTCTTAATACACTTGCCCTTGCAATTGACGAATGTGTATTTACCAGTAGAGACATGCTTTTTGGAACTTACCCTTCTGTTTTAAGTTGGCCAAGTGCTAATAATACTTTTGGTAATTTGCGTGCCGCAGCACTTCCTACAACAGGACTGGCGGCGCCATACGACCTCCAGAACTTTACTCCAATCAATATCAAAGGTTCTTGCCATATTACTCCAACACACGGTTCACAAACGGGACATATTGGTATTGATATTGAAAATATAGGTAATCTTCAAGGTTCTATGCCAAGCGCAGGAATTGACATTGGTTATACGTTTGGCGGGGGGGTTGGTCGCTTTAACCTTTTCGATGGTCTAGGCGCTGGTTTTTATGTTGAAGATGCCAGTCTAAGTACGGTGAACAATGTTTTTCAAAACATGAGTCAATACTCTACTTTGAATGGTTCATTTGGCGGATGGGGCATTCGTCACATTACGAATAGTTTAATGAACTGCGGTTTAAACCTAACGCCAAACACACCTGCAACCGATTACGGCAATCGCTTTTGGGACAATTGGACGGGTGTATATGCAACTAATCTCTATAGTATCGATTTGCAATATGGTTTATTTCGAAGTAACCATGTAGTTAACCCTATGTTCGGACCTGGTTCGGTAGGTGTAAGTGTATTTACAAACAGGTTTGACAATAATAATATTAGTTTTAACGAGTTTAATAATATTGCTTATAATATATGGTTTGGTGCTGACAACGGTTCTTATGATGTAGGAGGAATAAATAATGGTACTTATGCAGGCAAACTAAGCATTAATCAAAACTACATTGGCCCTGAAGTAAACAGCCTTAACCCAGTCGCACCTGGATCGTTATATTCTAACTATGGCATAACTTTATGGGGGATGAGCGCTGCTAATTGGAACATAACTGGCAATTGTGAGATTTTAAGTAATAAATTAGATCGAGTATACAGAGGTATTCAAGCCAACTCTATGGATTCATATCCTATAGAAATTGGTGGTAACAACATTCGTTTAGTTGACGACTACTTTTTATTACCAACTACGGAACAATATGGAATATACGCCAATAGAAGTACTGATAACATGTTTATTAACTTAAATGATATTACTGGCGATGGTCCTGTTGGAAACAATTGGAATCAAAGAGTGCGGTTGGTACTTTCAGAAAATAACACTAGCTTATCTAGTAATATTTCGCCAAAAATTACCTGCAACACTACCACCGATGGTTACATTGGTTTCGAATTTGACGGGCCTCAACCTTTCACCGAATGGACAGGCAATGACATGAATCAAAGAATGCACATTGGCTTATCGCTCATTAACAATGGGCAAGTTGGCACACAGGGTAACCCGACCCAAGCTTGTAACGATGAATGGAATGATCTAGGTAACCCGCCACCTTTTAATTGGGTGGGTTCTGGAAACTGGCAGACATTTGTAGATAATTCTAGCACCGCCTTCCCAGGTTCTTTCCTTTGGTGCAATACATTTTCAAGTGCATGGCCGGTAACGAATGGGGGCGGCATTCCTTTCTCAAACCTTTCGCCTAATGTATCAATTGGTCAGGCAAAGAAAGGGTCGAACGCCGATTGTTTTTACTTGGTTAATTACCCTACTCTCCCTAACCAACGTGGTGCCTATCCAACAGGAATAAACGTAGCCAGTTCTTCTAATTCAAACTGGATGACTAGTGTGTTCCCAAATCCATCAAACGGTGAGATTGAAGTAAAAAGTAATATTAATGCTGAGATTCTTGATGTAAAAGTTACAGACATAACTGGAAAAGTAACATTTACACAGAAGCTCACTGGTGAATTAGGAAATATAATAAATCTAAAACACTTGCCTCCTTCAATATACATTATTGAAATTAAAGGTGAAAATAATAAGACTGTTCGTAAAAAACTTATCATAACAGATTAA
- a CDS encoding DUF4190 domain-containing protein: MKKLLFILPLILVFSCTVQKRKYQNGYYVEWHNRQAKKETKLVVNKKTLKEEKAKSDKQIVEQVENTEAFASLENKLTASDFKKPIKLSFTAPEDSCDVLVFKDGAEIRGKIIEKNQNEIKYKRCDSPDGPTYISKKSELFMIKYSNGTREVMRVQEEPRIMRTSENPTPHKSTSSYRQMHPSSISALSLGIASIIALIYAALFATGIGLLVAAIIISVISAVAAVISGKTSLSKIKENPEVFKGKGMSVTGFIMGLVVLGIWAIILMLTLLVLSLI, translated from the coding sequence ATGAAAAAACTACTTTTTATTCTGCCCTTAATACTTGTATTCTCATGTACTGTTCAAAAACGTAAATACCAAAATGGTTATTATGTTGAATGGCATAATAGGCAGGCAAAAAAGGAAACTAAACTTGTGGTTAATAAAAAAACTTTAAAGGAAGAAAAGGCTAAAAGTGATAAACAAATAGTTGAACAGGTTGAAAATACAGAAGCTTTTGCATCCTTAGAAAACAAATTAACTGCTTCGGATTTTAAAAAACCGATTAAGCTTTCTTTTACTGCCCCAGAAGACTCCTGCGACGTATTGGTATTTAAAGATGGTGCTGAAATAAGAGGTAAAATAATTGAAAAAAACCAAAACGAAATTAAATACAAACGCTGTGATAGTCCTGATGGCCCCACTTACATTAGTAAAAAATCGGAACTTTTTATGATTAAGTATTCTAACGGAACACGGGAAGTGATGCGTGTTCAGGAAGAACCTCGTATTATGCGAACTTCTGAAAATCCAACACCTCATAAGAGTACGAGTAGTTACAGACAAATGCATCCTTCATCAATTTCAGCCCTTTCTTTAGGAATTGCAAGTATTATTGCGCTTATTTATGCTGCCTTATTTGCAACTGGAATTGGACTACTCGTGGCAGCAATTATAATTTCGGTCATTTCAGCAGTTGCCGCCGTAATAAGCGGTAAAACATCCCTGAGTAAAATAAAAGAAAATCCTGAAGTTTTTAAGGGCAAAGGCATGTCTGTAACGGGATTTATAATGGGTTTAGTAGTACTCGGGATTTGGGCTATAATCTTAATGCTTACATTACTAGTACTTAGTTTAATATAG
- a CDS encoding PKD domain-containing protein gives MKKTLLLFCLPLLLNSQSSLKKIRVLFLGNSYTYVNNLPQLAHDLALSLGDTLVFDSYCPGGYTFNNHASDAATLSKISLGNWDYVVLQAQSQEPSFSPGQVSGQTLPYAIKLDSIIKHYNPCAYTVFYETWGRKNGDAANCPFYPPICTYLGMQNRLRDSYRLFADTVHGLMAPVGEAWRLARATNTLIDFYQSDESHPLIEGSYLAAAVFYETLFQKSVLSSTYNPGIGSSTVTLLNQVAHQLVTDSTVITNIPKYKPVASFTANAQSTTVFQFTSGAPNFSHFWNFGDGSVSTAVNPSHTYTLSGNYMVNLIIKNAANCLIDSTASTIQVATTVGLLKHKGQEIRLYPNPCSTQLIIQAGNIFDENVSKITVTNYLGQVIEQSDFKGYLNVSSFENGIYYIKISNNNAQANSCFIKNE, from the coding sequence ATGAAAAAAACATTACTTCTATTTTGTTTACCCTTATTGTTAAATTCTCAATCTTCATTAAAGAAAATAAGAGTTCTTTTTTTGGGAAATAGTTATACCTACGTTAATAATCTACCGCAGCTGGCCCATGATTTAGCTCTGTCGCTTGGAGACACGCTTGTTTTCGATAGTTATTGCCCGGGTGGTTATACCTTCAACAATCATGCGTCTGATGCAGCAACACTTTCAAAAATAAGTCTTGGTAATTGGGATTATGTGGTATTGCAAGCTCAGAGTCAGGAGCCTTCTTTTTCACCAGGACAAGTTAGCGGCCAAACACTTCCTTACGCTATTAAATTAGATAGTATTATTAAACACTACAATCCTTGCGCTTACACTGTTTTTTATGAAACATGGGGACGTAAAAATGGCGACGCTGCCAATTGTCCGTTTTATCCACCAATTTGTACTTACCTTGGAATGCAAAATCGTTTAAGAGATTCTTACAGGTTATTTGCTGATACCGTTCATGGATTGATGGCTCCAGTTGGCGAGGCTTGGCGGTTGGCACGAGCAACAAATACACTTATTGATTTTTATCAGAGTGATGAGAGTCATCCTTTGATAGAAGGCTCGTATTTGGCAGCGGCTGTTTTTTACGAGACTCTTTTTCAAAAATCTGTTTTAAGTAGCACTTATAATCCCGGCATAGGTTCTTCCACTGTCACTTTACTAAATCAGGTGGCGCACCAATTGGTTACCGATAGCACTGTTATTACGAATATCCCTAAATATAAGCCTGTAGCTTCGTTTACAGCTAACGCGCAATCAACAACTGTTTTTCAGTTTACATCTGGAGCTCCAAATTTTTCACATTTCTGGAATTTTGGAGATGGATCAGTGTCAACAGCAGTTAATCCTTCACACACCTACACCCTAAGCGGTAATTATATGGTCAACCTGATTATTAAAAATGCTGCCAATTGCTTGATTGATTCTACCGCGTCAACTATTCAGGTTGCTACAACGGTAGGTCTTTTAAAGCATAAAGGACAGGAAATCCGACTTTATCCGAATCCCTGTTCAACACAATTAATCATACAAGCAGGAAATATTTTTGATGAGAATGTTTCGAAAATAACCGTCACAAATTATTTAGGTCAAGTTATTGAACAGTCTGATTTTAAAGGGTATTTGAACGTGTCTTCATTTGAAAATGGTATTTACTATATTAAAATTTCTAATAATAACGCGCAAGCCAATTCTTGTTTTATAAAAAACGAATAG
- a CDS encoding VF530 family protein codes for MDKPTSKDPLHGKTLQMILEHLVNYYGWDHLGTKINVRCFNENPSIKSSLTFLRKTPWARKKVEDMYVSLIGK; via the coding sequence ATGGATAAGCCAACTTCGAAAGATCCTTTGCATGGAAAAACACTTCAAATGATACTTGAACATCTTGTAAATTATTATGGTTGGGATCACCTCGGTACAAAAATAAATGTTCGTTGTTTTAATGAGAATCCAAGTATAAAGTCAAGTTTAACATTTTTGAGAAAAACACCTTGGGCAAGAAAAAAGGTAGAAGACATGTATGTTTCTCTGATAGGGAAATAA
- a CDS encoding ribonuclease H family protein, which yields MKPIIRIYTDGSCHTQLLLGAWAAIIFIGEEKIILQGDVEETTHNRMELLAVIKAVNYVDERNFNSSKIEVYSDSQYVVNLLSRKEKLKQKKFITNKGTEVQNSDLVKLLIELIESHDIDFTKVKAHQKDGDEINREVDIIVRKLVRKNVLNHG from the coding sequence GTGAAACCGATTATCCGAATATATACCGATGGAAGTTGTCACACGCAATTACTTCTGGGAGCTTGGGCAGCAATTATTTTTATTGGTGAAGAAAAGATTATTTTGCAAGGTGATGTGGAAGAAACAACGCACAACCGCATGGAATTACTAGCTGTTATTAAAGCAGTAAATTATGTAGATGAAAGAAATTTTAATTCAAGTAAAATAGAAGTGTATTCTGATAGTCAATATGTTGTTAACTTATTAAGTCGCAAAGAAAAGCTTAAACAGAAAAAATTTATAACGAATAAGGGAACCGAAGTACAAAATAGTGATCTCGTTAAGTTGTTAATTGAGCTTATTGAAAGTCACGATATAGACTTCACAAAAGTAAAAGCGCATCAAAAAGATGGAGATGAAATAAATAGGGAAGTTGATATTATTGTAAGAAAATTAGTAAGAAAAAACGTTTTAAATCATGGATAA
- a CDS encoding DUF7793 family protein — protein MKTLIPPENATEITAFWTWMGEDGICRTKTKPMAEISIKEAIENSAAVSSYYTDKKFPLLIDARNIKYMEREARKHFSTNGRDIKINCFAIMVKSPLSRMIGNFFMGLNKPFIPARLFDEEDKAIKWLKEYL, from the coding sequence ATGAAGACACTAATTCCGCCTGAAAATGCTACCGAAATTACCGCCTTTTGGACCTGGATGGGTGAGGACGGAATTTGTAGGACTAAAACAAAACCTATGGCAGAAATATCCATAAAGGAAGCTATTGAAAATTCTGCTGCCGTATCATCTTATTACACAGACAAAAAATTTCCATTATTAATTGATGCACGAAATATTAAATATATGGAACGTGAAGCCCGTAAACATTTTTCAACAAATGGGCGTGACATTAAAATAAACTGTTTTGCTATAATGGTTAAATCTCCGCTTAGCCGCATGATTGGTAATTTTTTTATGGGACTAAATAAACCTTTTATTCCTGCACGTTTATTTGACGAGGAAGATAAAGCGATTAAATGGTTAAAAGAATATTTGTAA
- a CDS encoding sensor histidine kinase → MSYAQLDFSKKTEVLGNEDVLDAIGAGINMLGEELENSTVSLKEKEQLLKEVHHRVKNNLQIVSSLLNLQSDNILDEKYLAIIKDSRNRINSMAIVHEMLYASRDLSKIEIKQYIERLCESIHQSFSRPGSEINFKFKIDQNLYFEIDHMIPLGLIINEVVSNSFKYAFPTNKGEISIKLHSENNEFKLDLSDNGIGLLENFDPSRDGQLGMQLIIMLVEQMEAKVAIDQKNGTAFYITFKI, encoded by the coding sequence ATGTCTTATGCGCAACTTGATTTTTCAAAAAAAACTGAAGTACTGGGTAATGAAGATGTTCTGGATGCCATTGGTGCTGGAATTAACATGTTGGGAGAAGAATTGGAAAATTCAACAGTTTCCTTAAAAGAAAAAGAACAGCTTTTAAAAGAGGTTCATCACCGGGTTAAAAACAACTTACAAATTGTATCGAGTTTACTAAATTTACAATCAGACAATATTCTAGATGAAAAATATCTGGCAATTATAAAAGACAGTCGTAACCGTATTAACTCCATGGCTATTGTTCATGAAATGCTATACGCCTCAAGGGATCTAAGTAAAATTGAAATTAAACAATATATTGAAAGGCTTTGCGAAAGTATTCATCAGTCCTTTTCTCGTCCTGGTTCCGAAATTAATTTTAAGTTTAAAATAGATCAAAATCTTTATTTTGAAATAGATCATATGATTCCGCTTGGATTAATTATAAACGAAGTAGTAAGCAATTCTTTTAAATATGCATTTCCAACTAACAAGGGCGAAATATCTATTAAATTACATTCAGAGAACAATGAATTTAAGCTCGATCTAAGTGATAACGGTATTGGCCTGCTAGAAAATTTTGATCCTAGTAGGGATGGTCAACTTGGCATGCAACTAATAATAATGCTAGTAGAGCAAATGGAAGCCAAAGTGGCTATAGACCAAAAAAATGGCACAGCTTTTTATATCACATTTAAAATTTAA
- a CDS encoding response regulator transcription factor, which yields MQFQPHIFIVEDEENLANTISLNLKFENYLVSIARNGSEALQFFKKNQETIHLVILDVMLPDINGFDLCKEFKNALPDLPVIFLTAKNQMADKIDGLKLGADDYITKPFDLEELLLRISNLLKRTQKENTAVFSFDNCHINFQTFEIMDAKGTVQTLSKREIGLLELLTANTNKVISRDEIIEKLWDVSENASSRTIDNYILNFRKYFEKDPKNPQHFHSVRGVGYKFIVNS from the coding sequence ATGCAATTTCAACCTCACATATTTATTGTAGAAGACGAAGAAAATCTTGCGAATACAATCTCCCTTAACTTAAAATTTGAAAATTATCTTGTAAGTATTGCTCGTAATGGATCAGAAGCATTGCAGTTTTTTAAAAAGAATCAAGAAACCATACACCTGGTAATTCTTGATGTAATGCTTCCCGACATTAATGGATTTGATCTATGCAAAGAATTTAAAAACGCACTACCCGATTTACCAGTCATTTTTCTAACAGCAAAAAATCAAATGGCAGATAAAATAGACGGATTAAAACTCGGAGCCGATGATTATATTACAAAACCATTTGATCTTGAAGAACTTTTGCTAAGAATCAGCAACCTATTAAAACGTACTCAAAAAGAAAATACGGCAGTTTTTAGTTTTGATAACTGTCATATCAATTTTCAAACATTCGAAATAATGGATGCTAAAGGTACCGTTCAAACATTATCGAAACGCGAAATAGGTTTACTTGAACTTTTAACAGCAAATACCAACAAAGTAATTTCTCGTGATGAAATCATTGAAAAACTCTGGGACGTTAGCGAGAATGCTTCCTCTCGTACCATTGATAATTATATTCTTAATTTTAGAAAGTATTTCGAAAAAGACCCAAAAAATCCTCAACACTTCCACTCGGTACGTGGTGTCGGATACAAGTTTATCGTAAATAGTTAA
- a CDS encoding DEAD/DEAH box helicase, whose protein sequence is MFKEKLHKKLVSALEEFKLETPKLLQSQCLSKINAGSDLIGIGPNGSGKSTLIVISTIQKIQRALDDLPKALILVGNKESGLEMNDLFKHLAKNTDLRINCAFEDGDIDKQSIEIYEGTDILIGTAKRILDLYFKRSLNLNKIKLFVIDDAELMIKNSWQGQIDRLALSLPKCQHLVFTNEMDAKIEKLISKFIIAPHLVEVD, encoded by the coding sequence ATGTTTAAAGAAAAATTGCATAAAAAACTTGTGTCTGCACTAGAAGAATTTAAACTCGAAACGCCTAAACTACTGCAAAGTCAATGCCTTTCTAAAATAAATGCTGGAAGCGACTTAATTGGTATTGGTCCAAACGGTTCAGGCAAAAGCACACTCATAGTAATATCAACTATCCAAAAAATACAACGCGCTTTAGATGATTTACCAAAAGCATTAATTTTAGTTGGTAATAAAGAAAGCGGACTTGAAATGAATGACCTATTTAAACATTTAGCAAAAAACACCGACTTAAGAATTAATTGTGCTTTTGAGGATGGTGATATTGATAAACAAAGTATTGAAATATACGAGGGGACTGATATTTTGATAGGGACAGCCAAACGCATTCTCGATCTTTATTTTAAACGCAGCTTAAATCTCAATAAAATAAAACTTTTTGTAATTGATGATGCTGAGCTAATGATTAAAAACTCATGGCAAGGACAAATTGATAGACTGGCCTTGAGTCTGCCAAAATGCCAACATCTTGTCTTTACGAATGAAATGGATGCAAAAATTGAAAAATTAATTAGCAAATTTATTATTGCTCCACATCTAGTTGAAGTGGACTAA